The Amycolatopsis mongoliensis genome includes a window with the following:
- the kdpF gene encoding K(+)-transporting ATPase subunit F: MSGTGAFANVVGGVLALALIVYLFIALIKPEKF, from the coding sequence GTGAGCGGCACCGGTGCGTTCGCCAACGTCGTCGGCGGTGTGCTGGCGCTGGCCCTGATCGTCTACCTGTTCATCGCGCTGATCAAACCGGAGAAGTTCTGA
- the kdpA gene encoding potassium-transporting ATPase subunit KdpA produces the protein MSSTWAGLGQAGLLLLALVLVYRPLGDYMHRVFTSTKHWRLEKAVYKIVRADPEAEQHWKTYASGVLGFSFVSVLFLYLLQRIQPLLPLNFGRTVDPGIAFNTAISFVTNTNWQSYVPEGVMGHVVQMAGLTVQNFVSAGVGLAVAIALTRAFVRSKSDRLGNFWVDLTRGTVRVLLPISFVFAIVLVALGVVQSLKSGVSVLNPDGSGSTIALAPAASQEAIKELGTNGGGIYNANSAHPFENPNSWSNLIEIFLLLVIPVSLTRTFGKLVGNTKQGYVLLSVMGVLWAGMLTVIWWGETHANGAAARLAGAAMEGKETRFGLAASALFADSTTGTSTGAVNSMHDSFTGLGGFGTLLNMMFGELSPGGVGTGLYSILVMAIIAMFLAGLMVGRTPEYLGKKLGKREVTCSAIAILAMPTVLLIGAGAALLIPGNTDAFNNPGAHGFSELLYAYTSASNNNGSAFAGITVTNDWYQSTLGVCMALGRFIPILAVLCLAGSLAAQKKVPETAGTLPTTSPLFATMLGGTVVLVAALTFIPALALGPIAEALA, from the coding sequence ATGTCCTCGACGTGGGCCGGCCTCGGGCAGGCCGGCCTCCTCCTGCTCGCCTTGGTGCTGGTGTACCGGCCACTGGGCGACTACATGCACCGCGTGTTCACGAGCACGAAGCACTGGCGGCTCGAGAAGGCCGTCTACAAGATCGTGCGCGCGGACCCGGAGGCCGAGCAGCACTGGAAGACCTACGCCTCCGGCGTGCTCGGCTTCTCCTTCGTCTCGGTGCTGTTCCTCTACCTGCTGCAGCGCATCCAGCCGCTGCTGCCGCTGAACTTCGGCCGCACGGTCGACCCCGGGATCGCGTTCAACACGGCGATCAGCTTCGTCACCAACACGAACTGGCAGTCCTACGTGCCCGAGGGCGTCATGGGCCACGTGGTCCAGATGGCCGGGCTGACCGTGCAGAACTTCGTCTCCGCCGGGGTGGGCCTGGCGGTGGCGATCGCGCTGACCCGCGCGTTCGTCCGCTCGAAGTCCGACCGGCTGGGCAACTTCTGGGTCGACCTGACCCGCGGCACGGTCCGCGTGCTGCTGCCGATCTCGTTCGTGTTCGCGATCGTGCTGGTGGCGCTCGGTGTCGTGCAGAGCCTCAAGTCCGGCGTCTCGGTGCTCAACCCGGACGGCTCCGGCAGCACGATCGCGCTGGCCCCGGCGGCGAGCCAGGAGGCCATCAAGGAACTGGGGACCAACGGCGGCGGCATCTACAACGCCAACTCCGCGCACCCGTTCGAGAACCCGAACTCCTGGTCCAACCTGATCGAGATCTTCCTGTTGCTGGTCATCCCGGTCAGCCTGACCCGCACCTTCGGCAAGCTCGTCGGCAACACCAAGCAGGGGTACGTCCTGCTGTCCGTGATGGGCGTGCTGTGGGCCGGGATGCTCACGGTCATCTGGTGGGGCGAGACGCACGCCAACGGCGCGGCCGCGCGATTGGCGGGCGCGGCGATGGAAGGCAAGGAGACCCGGTTCGGGCTCGCCGCGTCGGCGCTGTTCGCCGACTCGACAACGGGCACGTCGACCGGCGCGGTGAACTCGATGCACGACAGCTTCACCGGGCTCGGCGGGTTCGGGACGCTGCTGAACATGATGTTCGGCGAGCTCTCGCCGGGCGGGGTGGGCACCGGTCTGTACAGCATCCTGGTGATGGCGATCATCGCGATGTTCCTGGCCGGGCTGATGGTCGGGCGCACGCCGGAGTACCTGGGCAAGAAGCTCGGCAAGCGGGAGGTCACCTGCTCGGCCATCGCGATCCTGGCGATGCCGACGGTGCTGCTCATCGGCGCCGGTGCGGCGTTGCTGATCCCGGGCAACACCGACGCGTTCAACAACCCGGGCGCGCACGGCTTCTCGGAACTGCTCTACGCCTACACCTCGGCCAGCAACAACAACGGCAGCGCGTTCGCCGGCATCACCGTGACCAACGACTGGTACCAGTCGACGCTGGGCGTCTGCATGGCGCTGGGCCGGTTCATCCCCATCCTGGCCGTGCTGTGCCTGGCCGGCTCGCTGGCGGCGCAGAAGAAGGTGCCGGAGACCGCGGGCACCCTGCCGACCACCAGCCCGCTGTTCGCCACGATGCTCGGCGGCACGGTCGTGCTGGTCGCGGCTCTGACCTTCATCCCCGCCCTCGCCCTCGGTCCCATCGCGGAGGCCCTCGCATGA
- a CDS encoding APC family permease: MPAPTSWLKRLVLGRPFRSDTLGETLLPKWLALPIFASDPLSSVAYATQEILLILSIGGLAYFSLAPWVGLAVAVLLTVVVISYRQVVRAYPSGGGSYEVASRNLGSRAGLVVAGALMVDYIMTVAVSVASGVDNIISAVPQLNDQRILLDIGFIVVLMAMNLRGIRESGRAFAAPTYLFIATVMLMIVVGFARVFTGHAPVAESAGYAIRPEQVGLTGLALVFLLLRSFSSGCTALTGVEAISNGVPAFRKPKALNAARTMTAMGATAVVMFGGITALSLISRVHIAENTCDLAGFRGDCTTDPQRTVISQIGAAVFGGDHAVLFYVLQAATALILILAANTAFNGFPLLASILAQDRYLPRQLHTRGDRLAFSNGIIALSLVAGILIFAFDGSTTRLIQLYILGVFTSFTLCQAGMVRHWNRVLADATDPRERRAAHRSRLINALGAALTAIVLVVVLVTKFTHGAYLVVIAIPVLYAVMRAIHRHYTHVREELRPDDESELLPSRVHAIVLVSTLHKPSQRAIAFARATRPDTLSAITVNVDDADTRQLQHQWERRGMKIPLKVLESPYREITRPVVQYVKNLRRSSPRDVVCVYIPEYVVGRWWENVLHNQSSLRLKGRLLFEPGVMVTSVPWQLHSTTRRDLHRVRPLPGDIRRGVTTQRRSGPG; this comes from the coding sequence GTGCCAGCACCCACGTCATGGCTCAAACGGCTGGTACTCGGTCGGCCGTTCCGGAGCGACACCCTCGGCGAGACACTGCTGCCCAAGTGGCTCGCCCTGCCGATCTTCGCGAGTGACCCGTTGTCGTCGGTCGCCTATGCGACGCAGGAGATCCTGCTCATCCTCTCGATCGGCGGGCTGGCCTACTTCAGCCTCGCGCCGTGGGTGGGCCTGGCCGTCGCCGTGCTGCTCACCGTGGTCGTGATCTCCTACCGGCAGGTCGTGCGCGCCTACCCCAGCGGCGGCGGCTCCTACGAGGTCGCCTCCCGCAACCTCGGGAGCCGGGCGGGCCTGGTCGTCGCCGGCGCGCTGATGGTCGACTACATCATGACCGTGGCCGTCTCGGTCGCCTCCGGCGTGGACAACATCATCTCGGCCGTCCCCCAGCTCAACGACCAGCGGATCCTGCTCGACATCGGGTTCATCGTCGTGCTCATGGCGATGAACCTGCGCGGCATCCGCGAGTCGGGCCGCGCCTTCGCCGCGCCCACCTACCTGTTCATCGCCACCGTCATGCTGATGATCGTGGTCGGCTTCGCGCGCGTCTTCACCGGGCACGCCCCGGTCGCCGAAAGCGCCGGCTACGCGATCCGCCCGGAACAGGTCGGGCTGACCGGGCTCGCGCTGGTGTTCCTGCTGCTGCGGTCGTTCTCCTCCGGCTGCACGGCGCTCACCGGAGTCGAAGCCATCTCCAACGGTGTCCCGGCCTTCCGCAAGCCCAAGGCCCTCAACGCCGCCCGCACGATGACCGCCATGGGTGCCACCGCCGTCGTGATGTTCGGCGGCATCACCGCGCTCTCCCTGATCTCCCGGGTCCACATCGCCGAGAACACCTGTGACCTGGCGGGCTTCCGCGGCGACTGCACGACCGACCCGCAGCGCACCGTGATCAGCCAGATCGGCGCCGCGGTCTTCGGCGGCGACCACGCCGTGCTGTTCTACGTCCTGCAGGCCGCCACGGCGCTCATCCTGATCCTGGCCGCCAACACCGCGTTCAACGGCTTCCCGCTGCTGGCCTCGATCCTCGCCCAGGACCGCTACCTGCCCCGGCAGCTGCACACCCGCGGCGACCGCCTCGCCTTCTCCAACGGCATCATCGCCCTGTCACTGGTCGCCGGCATCCTGATCTTCGCCTTCGACGGCTCCACCACCCGGCTCATCCAGCTCTACATCCTCGGCGTGTTCACCTCCTTCACCCTCTGCCAGGCCGGCATGGTCCGGCACTGGAACCGGGTCCTCGCCGACGCGACCGACCCCCGCGAACGCCGCGCGGCCCACCGGTCCCGGCTGATCAACGCACTCGGCGCGGCCCTCACCGCGATCGTGCTCGTGGTCGTGCTCGTCACGAAGTTCACCCACGGCGCCTACCTGGTCGTCATCGCCATCCCCGTGCTGTACGCCGTCATGCGCGCGATCCACCGCCACTACACCCACGTCCGGGAAGAGCTCCGGCCCGACGACGAGAGCGAGCTGCTGCCCAGCCGCGTCCACGCGATCGTGCTGGTGTCCACATTGCACAAACCCAGCCAGCGTGCGATCGCCTTCGCCCGCGCCACCCGGCCGGACACCCTGTCCGCGATCACGGTCAACGTCGACGACGCCGACACCCGCCAGCTCCAGCACCAGTGGGAGCGGCGCGGGATGAAGATCCCGCTCAAGGTCCTCGAATCGCCGTACCGCGAAATCACCCGGCCGGTCGTGCAGTACGTCAAGAACCTGCGGCGCAGCAGCCCACGGGACGTCGTCTGCGTCTACATCCCGGAGTACGTCGTCGGCCGCTGGTGGGAAAACGTGCTCCACAACCAGAGCTCACTGCGGCTGAAGGGACGGCTGCTGTTCGAACCCGGCGTCATGGTCACCAGCGTTCCCTGGCAGCTGCACTCCACCACCCGCCGCGACCTGCACCGGGTCCGCCCGCTCCCCGGCGACATCCGCCGCGGTGTCACCACGCAGCGCCGCTCCGGACCCGGCTAG